In Capsicum annuum cultivar UCD-10X-F1 chromosome 8, UCD10Xv1.1, whole genome shotgun sequence, the genomic window NNNNNNNNNNNNNNNNNNNNNNNNNNNNNNNNNNNNNNNNNNNNNNNNNNNNNNNNNNNNNNNNNNNNNNNNNNNNNNNNNNNNNNNNNNNNNNNNNNNNNNNNNNNNNNNNNNNNNNNNNNNNNNNNNNNNNNNNNNNNNNNNNNNNNNNNNNNNNNNNNNNNNNNNNNNNNNNNNNNNNNNNNNNNNNNNNNNNNNNNNNNNNNNNNNNNNNNNNNNNNNNNNNNNNNNNNNNNNNNNNNNNNNNNNNNNNNNNNNNNNNNNNNNNNNNNNNNNNNNNNNNNNNNNNNNNNNNNNNNNNNNNNNNNNNNNNNNNNNNNNNNNNNNNNNNNNNNNNNNNNNNNNNNNNNNNNNNNNNNNNNNNNNNNNNNNNNNNNNNNNNNNNNNNNNNNNNNNNNNNNNNNNNNNNNNNNNNNNNNNNNNNNNNNNNNNNNNNNNNNNNNNNNNNNNNNNNNNNNNNNNNNNNNNNNNNNNNNNNNNNNNNNNNNNNNNNNNNNNNNNNNNNNNNNNNNNNNNNNNNNNNTTTATTTTAGACTTCTATGTTATCCCTTATTTAGTTGAATATTAATTCAACTGTCTTCACACAATTTAATATATAAGAAAACTTTTAAGTTGTTTTGCAGGATTGAAATTCAATCTCTAactccccccacccccaccccgttGCTCCCCTTATTACGTGGTAAAATATGTATTGCgagtatttatctttttttgaattttgtagatAAAATATTAATCCATAAACACATATTGATTCAAATAGATCAAAAGCGCAACAATTCAAGAAATTAATCTAACATATGATTAAGTTCAATTAAAATTATTGTATGTTAGATTGTCTAAAACATTGGacgaaaataatttttatattatgtcaatttgaaaatataaaaaattcttcTTTAACTTGCAACTATTTTTATACAATGATTTAAACTTTAAGAATATGTAGGAAATCTTGAACTACTCTTTTAATAACTTAATGTcacaaaaaagtgaaaagataaaaaagtaatTATAAGTTTAACTTGTATGTTATTTCTttcgtttcaaaatagttgatccTTGTTGAGTTGACACtcttttttcagaaaataattatGAGGgacttattttaccaaattagtcttattgattatattttgaaaatataaatttgagtttaTACACTTTATGTAGTGGTCATTTAATGATACGGGTACTATTGAAAGAACATTATAAatttttctcttgatttcatGAATGAGACAGCTAAAtcgaaataaatatttttagaaagtcacctattttgaaatagagggagtagttttgaattcaaacttataaaCATGGGCCATATGCAaaactttaataattattaaaaattattaataaaatatgattaatctggataaaattaaattaaatatgtagTTGAAATTTATGGAATAAATTATACTATTTGATAAATTGcgtatcatttttatattttgaggtTGGACCTGGGCTTAGCACGAGCCACATcgaactagtatatatataaacaatgtCATTTTTCATCAAGAGGTTCGGCCCTTTGGCCCGACCTGTCTCTGCCCCTGGTTACACATATGAACCTTTTTGCAAGTGACATAACGGTGTCTGAACTATCACTTGCCCTGTGACAGATGATTCATTTGACGGTTCTATCAACAAAGATATGAGTTATAAACTCCTTTGGAAAATTCCCCCCGTCTTTAAAGATATTTTTGCCTCTTAAGTCAATATTCGAAATTATGagtaaaaagatatttttggtCATATACTTATCTTCAAAAAGGTTGAATTGCTTTACGGCTCCActaacaacacaccaagatataaaACTACCTCATGAGTGATAGAAGTCACTTAAGacattgaaattaaaactatcaTCTCTACTTGATCATGTAGGCTTCATTTATACTCCTAGAATTCTAAACAAACTAGCACATAATTGAGTTAGCTAATTTTTCTGTTACTTTGTTGAAGGAAATATCTAGGAGAGCACTTGTACAGTAACAAAAATATCTACCTTTAGtggcaaaaaaaaagaaaagaaaaaagaagaggacCAAAAGAATAGACGACCCACGTAGAGAGAAACAAGAGGACCAAATGCAAATGTATGTTAAATGAAAGACCGTAATATTTGTATTCAGAGAATCCGAAGCAAAACTTACTCATAACAGACTGGCAGACGAGAAGAAGTGGCCATTGGCTGCAATAAGACATGCCACAACCCGTCAAAATTACAGCCTCTCTCCACAATGCTTCTTATGTATATCACTTATGGTACGCAGTGCCGTGTACTAGTTGAGTGATCATTTTGAGAAATCGACTCTGCACCATCATATTATTTGGATGTAACTTAAATCGATTGCCTATTACACTTGTTTGATCAAAGTGCTGACGATAGTAACGTCTAATGTTTAAGTATCTGGATTCATAGTGTATATGTTTTTGTTATCCTAGATGCATGATCATTTGTATTATTTAGGTGGGTTTTTTGTTGTATGTTAGTGATTAAATTCTAGTCTGTGTGAAAGTACTTGATAGGTGTGAGTCTAGAAGACGCTATTAATTAGCACCTATTATAAGCCCTCTTTGTAATACTTAATATTTTGTAAGACTGGAGTGTTACTAATGATAGGAGGTGGGCTTAATTATGTTTATCGCCCTCTTCCATCTTTTTTCATATCCTACGATATTATCAAGAGTCCACCTTTAGATATACTACTcacataaagaaaaagaaaaaggtatcAAAGTAAACATTCCAAAATCGAAGTCTATCTTACATATTGCAATAATGCAAAAGGCATGAGTTAGTTCAGCGAAAATAATTGAAGgaaaaactagatttttagtaataataattgGTCGCTTTATAGTGTGTGGATAATTCCTTTCCATATATCAACGTATAGTACAACAATAATTTACATTATTGAAACAATTCGGTACGTCTCGTGTttcatcctttttttttccttgaaaCAAGCACTTGACCAAATGCATGCACTACTAAATAATATTCGCATGGCATTCTTGGATTAGTACTTTGCCTACTAAAGGTGTATCCTCATATAGTGTCTCCTCATATATTGTCGAGTTTATGATATGAAAATACCTTACAATAGCTGCCAAAGGACATGACAATTGAATCAATAAGTGGGATGCATGCAATTTTCTCTTATTTGCCAACTGCTTGTACAGTTGTTTGAAGCTGTTCAAAGTTGATGACATGCATTATGAGCTTTCTCTCGAGCAATGACACTTAGTAATTGTGTTCCAGATTCTTCCCCTATTGACGTTTAGTTACAGGAAATTCAAAGGGATACATGCACAAAAACGTATTCAGAAATTTAAGAAGGTGGGTGAAGTATTATGAAGAAGTGAATTCGAATTTATATTGACGGGTTCAACCTGTGGATTCTTAAGATGAACtcattatactttttaaattatatgtttttttaaaaaaaaaagcttatTACAGTTTTAGTAATTTTTCACTTATGTACCTATGCTATCAAAAAATACTGATTAATTGAACCCGTTCAATATACGGTACATCATTCATGCCGCTAATTTTAGTCATGACAAACGATTTGATTATAAATGGAGAATAGGGATTCCGATGTTTTGATCttggattttttgaaagaataaccATTAACAAAGAAACAAATTAAAGGACGAGAAAAAGTACTTAAAGTAAAATGCAAGAGGGGAAATTACACGACATGCTCATCTTCCAAGGGGTGGATCCAATTTtaggaaaagaaaggaaagagcaACAAGATGGACATAGTATTTAAGACACCGATTTCATTTGTAATGATGCACCAAATAAATATTGCACCATAGGATTTTTAGCTTTGAGTTTAGAAGCACATGTATGTATATACTTGATTGTTCTTTTAAAATATAGAATTATTATATATGGCCTGAAAAAGGAGCATGGGTTCATGTAAACTCATATTTATATCTATAGATgtgcttttaataaaaatttaccAATATTCCGAACTCATAACCTTGactaattatttaatattaaatcagatcaattaaaaaaaaacacttgcagtcaaattatttttttttaacacgAAATAGAAAATTAATCTCAACCATTTCAGGTGAATTGGTGCTTGTGGGGTGCATAGAAGAACCATAGAGATGGAACATTGCGTAGTTTTTCTAAAGAAACATGCAATATGACACATGCAATACAATCTTAAAAAACAAAGGGCCCCTCTATTTAGCCTTATACTCTTGTCAAGTAGTTGAACCTTGTACCTAATTGGCCCCCCCTCACCCTCCATCCACGGCGGTACTTAGTCATTTATCTGCCCATTAATAGTCCACCATGTCACACATTTCAACTTCAATCAATCTCCCATAGCCAACTTCATTGACAAATCCCATACAACAAATGAAGGTAcaacttaatttaatttattgggCTCTTTTTCACTTGTTAATTTCTCCCGCGCACCCCTTTCGAAAACTtccaaatttttttgaaaagttcTAAACTCTACTTCTTTTTGGTTATGTAGATCTTCAGTTGTTGGGTTCACCGTAAACTTAATCAGAAAGGTGAAGCTATCGTCTatccttcttttattttatctcttacttagtatattttttaattaaaagaagtTAATACGTTCGTTCAAGATTTTTGTATTCGGCAGATGGATTGTTTGATCGTAATGTGAAGAAAAACGAGGTGATAATTAGCAAGGATGAGAACATTGAGGACAAACAACTTCTTCTTCGAGATGACTCTATGCCACATTTGTTGGGCAACTGGAAAGGAGGAATCCTTACAATCGGTACATTTGGATTCGATGATCTGCAAATAAAAGATCAATTAAGTACTGGCCTAGTCGACGACGACGTTGATGATCATGAAGAATGTGAAATAATTGAAGTCAGTGATCATGAAGAACAGAACTCAATGATGCACGCAGAAAATGGACATGAAATAATTAGTCATGATGATGAGGTACCAATGGCAAATGTGATCACGGGCGACGTCGTCCCTGCTGCTAGTAGAAATGATGACGATGATGAGTCAAACAAGGGCAGCAAGAAGGGAAGGATCACACTGGCAGATTTATTCTCAGCTGATCAGCTTTCTGATGAGGAGAAAGTTCAGCTGCCGGACTTGCATGACGTGACGAATATTAATAAGAAAGAGTCGAAGTCACCTCAAGTGAAAAATGGAGTTTCCTTTGCTAAGAAGTTTATTCCTCGTGTCAAGGAGGATTCTCGTCTCACCCTCAAACTACAAAAGGTGAGACAACATCTTACTAGTAATATAACTTCGTAGTTATTTGACCAGCAACATTTTTGGAAGGTCAAAAAtgcttattttttttgaaaaaaaataaggtgTTTGACTAAATTTTTGAGACCGAGTAACAGAAATTGTTTTTCCACAAGCCAAAAAAATAGCTTTTGTCTAAAAGTAAGTACCTTTTTGACAAACATTTTGTCTTCAATTGATTTTGTTTGTACGTACTCAGTTGATGACAAGGGCGTTGAAAAAGAAGGTCCATCCAGACCTGGAAAACAAGAATCATAAGAACAGTAGGGCGGCAGCAGCTTCAACTATGCTCCAGCTTTCCCGTATCACTTCCGAATCTGTTTCGCTTCTGCAAATTCTAGGTACtcatgaattaattatattcgctgttcgtttcaatttgtttgtctcaCTCTATCAAGTAAAAAACAAGTATATAGCAATTCCCTACACCCCGACTGTTGCATGTGCTGATGtttattttttcccttcattGCATTTGCAGAAACCACTGCCTAAGCTGTTCTGTTGCAGTGCATTCGAGTTTAATTGCTTGGAAATGAGAAGCAATATTTATCATTAATTATGTTTGTGAAAGTAGTAGTGATTGTTAATAATTCTCAGGTGATGACCATATATTCGTTTGGTGAAAGTCATACGTTGCCAACAGCTAGACCCAGTTGATTTCTACATGTAAAGTGGCTTTTGGTCTTCGTTGTAACTAGACTCTATTTCAGTTTATGCCAACCTATTACTTATTTGATTGAGCATGGAGATTTGTGGTCTTATATATGTGTGTTGCTATGATTAAATCTTTTGAAACTAACGCTAGAGGCGGATCTAAGATTTGAAGTTTATTGATTCTTGCAACGACCTCAAGTTAATATACAATAACAACATAACTAAGTCCgtgataaaatatttatagatattCACTGGATTTCTTAATACATATACATGATACGAAGAAAAGCTATTGAATTTCTGTGAACACTTACATCATACTGTGTATCCACCACTGCATGCTTGTGGAGCTTCTGTTCAAGTTAATTCTTTTCAAATGTAGAAGAAGTAATTCGTTTTGGAAAATTCAAAAGGGGACAGAACATTTAAAAGGTAGTAAAGAAAATATAGATACTTACTATATGGTATCAATTATAGGGAATGATTTCATCCGGCTTATCATGAGCACTAATTTATGCGTTCAGTAATAGAAAATCAAAACATTATGTTACCTGTAACTGTCAAGTTGTATTCCAAACTCTGCCTccttatacaaataataaaacacAAGTCTATTTTTACACATGATAACACACGATTGACTAAAAGATGAAAAGAATAATGATCCTTTAATTTTATACCGTAGTTCAAAATTATAGTGTTATGAATTTGAGCTGTCTCATTGAATTTTTCTTACGCAAGAAAAATATGAACTTCAAAACTGTACTATTTTATCTTCCTATACTGGTATTTCTTCCCTCACATCTTTAAGAGAATTAAAATCATAGAGTAGATTGGGAAGGTAATTTATGAAGTTAGAGTTGCTTGGAAATGATGTCTACGATATACAAATATTCATGGTAGATGTACAATTAAATAATTTTCACTTTAAATGTCCCACGACTATGTGTTATATGTTCAGCTTCTGATAGTGCACCACATTTTTCATGAAGTACGGGGAAATGATTTACCTGCACTGATCATTTTTTGTGAGGGAAAAGAAAAGCAATTGATTGATGATCAAACTTCGTCAACAAAGATAAAATTATTTCGGTATGTTTCACCATCTATTTGTTTGGGTGGAAAATTGTTAGCATCAAAGAAAAGCTTACGTTTCTTTCACCATCTGTTTTGTGCGGTAGAAATATCAAGTGGTTGTAGATTCATGTGAGGTTGCGTGACAATTTGGGCCAAAAGAATTTGGGCTTTCTTGATCGTTTAAGCAACTAATTAGTAACAGGGAAAAGGACACTCATCGCCCATTTTTAAAAGGGAGAAGGACAAAAATAGCCCCTCCCATAAAAGTTATTCCGCAAAAATAGCCCCGAAATTTAATTCTCACTTAATAGCCGTTAAAATAATTCCATCTTTTAATCATCACTAAAAAAAGCTGCAAAATTCGCCTAATATATATCTTTCCTTTTCAATTAAAACTCAGTAACTCACACTTTCCTTCCCCAATTTTACCTCAGGATTCCTTTCCATTAAAACCTCACAATTCTTCTTTTAGATACAACTATTACCTTAAATACCTTCATATTGTatataaaatacattaaaatccTCCGTCAATTAGCTTCATAAAGTTTTTTTCATTCACAATTAACTAAAATTGATACGAAATTATGGCTtcaagttaagttttagtttcaattatgCTACAATACGGAGGAGGGTGGTTAAGTGATGTGCAGTTTGAAAAATTTACAATCAATGGAGTACTTTTGAATTCGGATTGCAGGtacaaatattttgttgatgaactGTATAAGCAGTTGAATCTAGAGCgaaattttgatttaatgaaGATAAAATACGTTGTAAAGAGTGGATCTATGACTATTTACAATGCTATGGGTGTTAGATTTTATATGGAGATGAAGAAAAATTTTTGGATATAAATGAATTTCCATTGTGTATAACACTACAAAACACATTTGAAAATGgagaatccttaattgaaaatttGATCGAAACATCTCCGACTGCTATTCAAGTTCATCCGATACCTATTTCTGATTATACAATTGAAGATAATTTTTCTGAGGAAGAAATGGAAGAACAACCTGAATCTATAATAAAAGATCCACTTCATAGAGATGTTGAAGAAGGGCGGTTGTACTgggataaaaatacaatatcaagtgTGATGAAACATTATGCAATCCAGGAGAGATTCCAATTTAAGATGAaaagatcatcatcatcaaggtaTAAACTCTATAACTACTTTATATAACCTCTATCAACAATgtataagttttatattttgttggaatATAGGTATAAACTTACATAAATACTGCATATAATGTTGTAATTCCTGTATAGGACCTATATGTAtactgcatatgaactgtgtaCCTGCTGTGTATCTACTGTATAGGAtctgtatatatactgcatataaagtactgTATATGAACTGTGTACCTACTATGTAACTATTGTATAACACctgcatatatattggatattaaactatataactactttatataacctgtgtcaacaatgtgtgagttttatattttgttggaatATAGGTATAAACTTGCATAAATACTGCATATAATATTGTAACTACTGTATAGGACATGTATATAAACAACATATGAACTGTGTACCTActgtataggacctgtatatatactgcaaataaagtactgcatatgaactgtgtaCCTACTGTGTAACTACTGTATAGGAtctgtatatatactgcatataaagtactgcatatgaaTTGTATACCTACTGTATACCCATATTATATAAATGTACCAttattgtatataaatgtatCTAGGTACTATCTTAAGTATATCAATTAGAGATGCAATTGGACTTTTAGATCTtcaagtcaacaaaattcagaagTTTTCATGGTGATAAAATTTATCGATGATCACACCTATCCAATTGTGGACAACATACTTTCACAACGGCATGCTACTTTATTAACCACCGCTAAAATGGTAGAGCACAACTTTCTAAATCTAAAGTCAACATACACTCCAACAGATATCATGGAAGAAATGAAAAACTTGTACGAAATTAAGATGAACTACAAAAAAACATATAGAGCCAAAGAAAAAGCGCTTATACTGGTCATAGATTTCCTGCGTGAATCTTATGCTAAATTGCTAGCTTACCTATACATGGTATACAATAAATCCAGGATCATTCACAAGGATACACAAAACGGAGGACAATCACTTTTTATATGCTTTTGTCGCTGTAAGACACCAtgaaattctaagcttaactcagtccctaaaagtttgttaaggggtcccagacttagaaaattttagctaagtattcagacttagtattattttagcctttgtaggtTGACAACTTTATTTtacgactcttatgaccttaaaatattgatctttagattgattcatggtTAAAAATGTCAGTAGGTAATTTTGAACAAGTTTCATATTTTTCgaacctcgtttgaaccacgtttgaGAATCAAAAATAGTATATCGATGCTATCTCAGTGCGGCGCTTCGGCCATtgcgtcgatcaatatttttcttggctCCCAGTGACAATTTCAAGTGAACCGATGCAGCGCGTTGGCTACCGCATCGATGCCAACGACGCGGTGCGTCGTCCTGTGCATCGACAGTTtggttttcagtaattaaaaagacGCGTTCTCaggggtattagggtcttttttccatccctaaaacacgagattcaacccTCATATAGAAAAATACATCTACTTTCTCTAAAATTgcacaagaacaagaaccctaggtgatttaatttcaaatccaggactcaagatttcaccattgcttttcaagaatttagcaaccaaggtatgtgaagtgttcatccaagggttccttccacccttagagtccaagaaactcttttaaacctcaagtagtttgatttcatgatttttatgattGAAATTtatgtgtattcatgattattatttgaattaggttcctatttcatgatttattacacg contains:
- the LOC107839336 gene encoding protein TILLER ANGLE CONTROL 1, which translates into the protein MKIFSCWVHRKLNQKDGLFDRNVKKNEVIISKDENIEDKQLLLRDDSMPHLLGNWKGGILTIGTFGFDDLQIKDQLSTGLVDDDVDDHEECEIIEVSDHEEQNSMMHAENGHEIISHDDEVPMANVITGDVVPAASRNDDDDESNKGSKKGRITLADLFSADQLSDEEKVQLPDLHDVTNINKKESKSPQVKNGVSFAKKFIPRVKEDSRLTLKLQKLMTRALKKKVHPDLENKNHKNSRAAAASTMLQLSRITSESVSLLQILETTA